Part of the Brassica oleracea var. oleracea cultivar TO1000 chromosome C8, BOL, whole genome shotgun sequence genome is shown below.
GGCTTTTTCTGGATTATTTTATTTGATACTAAGTATTATTAGTTTGTTTTACATCTGCAAAAATTCTATTTGATTCGATTTCTATGTTTATTTTTCTCCTAGAGTTTCACAATGAACATAACAACAGTGCAAGGCTTTGAAACCTTCACGTCCAGCTTGAAGAACAAGTCATTTTGTCCTACCAAGGAGGGAAGTGGTGTTGATCTTGTTTTGAGTTGTGTCGATAATTATGAAGCGAGGATGGCTGTCAACCAGGTACCTCTTTCTTTTTCGTTCTGTCTTTTTTTTTTTTTTTTTTTTACTTTCTCGAGAAAGTGCCTTCTTTTTGTTACAAATTTTCCACATAGTTTCACTTATCCATCAAGCATTTTGATCTTATGTTGCACATGATTCATGTAGTTACAACATTTAATCATGCTTGTGATTGGAGAAGATATACAAATGTTGTAAATCAGCTTCTGATAATTGAGTTTGTCCTTTGATGTATAGGCATGCAATGAGTTAAGTCAGACTTGGATGGAGTCAGGTAAATAGTATGAAAAGCTTATAATTGCATGCGTCATTGGAAACAATCTATGAACTTGAGCTAAGAAATAATACGATATATTTTGAGCAGGTGTTTCTGAAGATGCCGTTTCAGGTCACATACAGCTTCTGGTACCCGGAGAAACTGCTTGCTTTGCTTGTGCACCTCCTCTGGTATGTTGTTTTTCTTTCGTACATCACTCCTCTGCCTAGATGCTTGAGGAATGTTATAAGTAGAACATTAGTAAATTTAAGGATTTTGTGATTCAGTGTGTTTGTTAACTTACACTTGCATCTCCTCTAAATAATTTATTTATTTCTGTGGTAGGTCGTGGCATCTGGAATTGATGAACGGACACTTAAGAGAGAAGGGGTCTGTGCTGCATCTCTGCCTACTACTATGGTAATTTTCAACCACCTTACAAATGCGGCTGAAGAAAATTTTGATATCTTGACTAGTTGTAATATAGCAGCTAATGCTTTTGTTTTTTAAGCTCTGTATATGTTTTTAAGACTTTGCTTGATTGTCCAATTCAGGGAGTTGTTGCCGGGCTTTTGGTTCAAAACTCTCTCAAGTTCTTACTAAACTTTGGTGAAGTTTCTCCCTACTTGGTAAAAAGTCTTGGCTTTCTTCATCTCTTCACACAGAGAATCATTATCATAATTAATCATTTGAGGTGTAATCGTTTGATGCCTCTGCTACTTGACGCCCCCAGGGTTACAATTCACTGAAGGATTTTTTTCCAACCATGCAAATGAGACCAAATCCACAATGCTCTAACGCAGCTTGTATGGAACGGCAGGTAACTTTGAGTAAAAATCAACGTACTTAACTCTCTCAGCTATAGTCTCTGTTTCCGTGTTCTAAGGTTAAAAAAAATTGAAATCTCAAAAATGTAGAAAGAATACATGCTTGCAAAACCAGCAAGGGACGCTGCTGCCAAAGCTAAGATGGAAGCCGATGCGTTAACAGCTATTGATGATTGCCCACTCCATGATGATAATGAGTGGAACATAAGGTAACAACTCTGTAAAATTAGTTAACAGCAATATTTGCAACAAGAGATCTAATGTGTATCTCATGTCTTCTTTTTATAAGTGTGGTTGACGATGAGAATGAGAAGGATACCGCAAAAGCTTCCTCAAGTTCAGGTATTTTGAACATGGGACTCTCTGTACCTTTTATGTGAAAGTGTATTAAAACTTTATGTCTTCATCTGACAATTCTTGAAATTGATTTTGTGGTTGTATAGATACATTGCCAGAAGGGCTTACTAGGGAGCTTCCAGTCGCAGATGAGTATGAGAAGACAATAGCTATAGGGTCTGGAGAGGCAGAGGAGGAAGAGGACGACCTTGAAGATCTGAAGAAACAGCTCGAAGCTCTTAATGCTGCTTGAAGGTCTTTATGGGAGACATAACATAGTTGTTTATCGGTTTTTACTTGAAAGAGATGACAAATGCAATTGTGTAAAAGCAAAATAAAGTGTTAAGGATTTTGATAAATTGGATCTCACAGGCATACAAAACTATAAACTTTTTTGGATGATGATTTCACCCTTTTATGATTGGCTTACCAAAGTTGAAGTTATACAATTTTGCATATATATTGCATGGTTTTGCATATATTTTGCATAATCCGTTTGAGTATTTTTATTGGATTTAAATATTTTTAATTTGAGTTCGGTTATTTCGGGTAGTGTTTGGGTAGTCAGAAGTGGCCTTACTTGGCAAACATGAAAGGGTTAATAAAAAGGATGGTAAAAAACAAAAACACACTCAACCCAAACCACAAGCAATCTTTCATAGATAAAAAAAAAAAAAAAAACAATGACGCACCATTAAGAATTTTCAATACTTTTTACCAAGAATGATACCTATAATGACAGACACAAGAGCCACTCCGAGGACAATCTTCAATGTCATGAGATGAGATGTTTCAGCTTTCTGAGTTGTTGTAACGTTTCCTGAAGAAGAAGACGAATGTGAAGCAGAAGCATGATCTGACTCCTCCTTACTCTTACGTTGCTTTGGAGTTGGAAAAGAGAAATCAATATTATCTCGAGACTTAACATCTACTTCTCCTTTTCCCATTGTCTCAGTTTCCTGCAAGTTTGATTTATGAAGCTTCATTGCTTCTTCCTCGTCCACCAAATCTTGTTCACTTGCTTTAGTTTCATGCTCATGCAATTTTAAGGTCAGTTCTGCAACTTTTTTGACCTGAAAAAAAAAAAAAACAAGAAACACCACACTTGTGAATCAGCATTCCTAAAATGTTATCCCATTGTCCTGAGTTATACTGTTACCTCTTCTTTCAACTGAGCTTCAGCGCTTTTCAATTGTTTTTCTACTTCATCAAACTTGGACTCCAACACCGACTTTTCAGAAGCCACAGAAGTGAGCTTCTTGATTTCGGATGCCATAGCATCCAGTTTAGACTTCTCTACTCCGAGGTGTTCTTGAATATTTATGAGCTCATTCTTTGTGCTCTGATGTATCTCATTGACTTGGCTATTCTCTTCTACAAGGGATTTAACCTAAAGTAGAAAGCAGTGTCAATATATCATGAGATGGTTTACTAATACATGATTTTTTAGATTCTGTGAATGTTTGTCTACCTGTGATCTTAATCTTTCTCTTTCAGAAGTAAGCTTGTTTATTAATTTTTCTATGGCTCCCTTTGAAGCCTGAAGCTCTTTTGCTGTTTGGTTCTTCTCAGCTTCTAAAGCAGAAAACATTGCCTGAAAGCCATTGGTCTCTGACCCATGATCGGCTAGCTCCTGGTTCAGCTTTAGATTCACTTCGGCTAAAGATCCATTTTCTTTCTCAAGCTCTTTGATTGTATCTTCAAAAGTCTTGAGTTTCTGTAGAGCATTTTCAAGCTCCATTTTTCTAGTATAAGCAACTTCAGATTCTTCTAGGACTTTCTTTTTATGTTCCTCAATTAGGTTTTCATGGGATTGTAACTTTGTAGCCAAGTCTTTAGCTTCTATGTCTCTCTGATTAGACCTTTCCTTCTCAGCAACCAGAAAGCCTTCAAGTTCTTGAATCTTGATCTTGAGTTGATTGTTTGTGTCTGATAGTAACTCATTCTCCAAGGATGACTGATCAAGATCTTCAGATGCTTCAGCCAACTTGTCTTCATATAATCTTATTTTCTCCTCCAGATGTTTCGATTTCTCGGTCAATGACTTGGCCTCTGTATCTATGATATTGAGTTCCTTCATTGCCTTCTGAATGCTGAGATCTGAGTGTTTATGCAAATCTTTTATCTCTTTGCTTCTTTTGTTAGTTTCATCTGTTTCTCTTGCTTGCTTCTCATGTCTCTCTTCAGCTGATTTCAGCTTCTCCATCGCCTCGCTTTCCCTTAATCCAGCAGCTTCGTTCTTCTCAAGTTCCTGGTTCAGTTCCAGCTCCAGTGTTTTCACCTTTTCTTGAAGTTCATATAGTTCTCTTTGTGAACTGCTTGAGCTTCTTTCAATAGGAATTTGCTTCTCTGCTTTCTCACCATCCTTAGTATCAGTCCCTTCTTTCTCAACTTTTATGAATCCACCATCAAATGTAGTATCCTCCTCTTCTTTTTTTCATAACTATATCTTCCTTGGTCATTTCTCCCTTCACATCCTGTAATCAAACCATCAGAATACTTAATCTCCAACGAGAACTAGTAAAAAAAAACTTGATAGATTCAATTCTACTTAAAGGGCATGTTTAGAACTAAAATCTTTCTTTGCCATATCTTCAATATTTTTAATGTCAAAGATATAAAAAAACAATTTCCTAGAGTTATAGTAGTTAGGAGTGAACTTGAATGAATTGTACAATAGATTATAGAGGATAACATCTATGTTCAATGACAAGAAAAAAAACATTAAAATTTTGTAAAAGTATTTCATCATGAACAAACAGATCATTACCTTAACAGAAACATCGACCGTCTTTACATCCTCAGGTACACCTTTCACTACATGGACCTCGGAACTCATTTTTGTTTCTTTTTCCATCAAGCAGTTCCTAATGAGTAATTCACCATGGTTTTATAAGTTTTGTTTCTTGCATCAACAAGATATGTGATCAAGTTCAGTTGCATTCCAACCGCAACATTTTCATCTTATAGAAAAAGGAAATCCTTTAGTAGCTTGTAAGAAAGAGAAACCAAAATATTTCAACCATTCATGAAAATAGATTGTAAAATATAATTGGTTAAATAGTGTCTCATTGTAATATTCAAGTATATGGTGGATTTATTATTGCCAACAACATTCTTTAAAAGATTATGAAAAGAACAAAAGCTTTATACGAGTTTAACCTTTGTTTAATTAAATACTTTACGATCATACACAAGTATAAAGTAACCAAACTCCAAACAGAATTTGCAACAAACTTACTTTTATTTGGTTGATGAAACCATTAAAGCATAAAGCATAAACATACTCAACTATGTGATCATTGTTCTGTACCGTTTGAGATTGACGCACTTATCAAGATTCGATGTAACCTTTTTTGGGAAAGAATAACAAGTTAACAGTGGCTTTACCAACCAATAAAGAAAGGATAGCCACGCACGGAGGTATTATCAAATATTAACGAGTAATTTATGTATGTGCACTTACCAAGATGTGCTTAGGGTGTCAATATATAAAGTCAACTAACAAATAAAAGGCATGTTTAACGCCCACCAAATTGGTACCCCTCTCTTAAATTGTGTATACAATAGTAGTTTATTAAATTTGTAGTATTTGACAAGAAGAATATCCGAAAATAAATTTCAAATGAAAACACTAGTATTACTTTAAAGACATTGGAAACGAATAAAATTTGAAAAAAATATATTTAAATCCAAGTATACAACTAAGATAAGAATCACAAAATTATTACAGTTAACATAATAATAAAAAATCATAAGCAATGGCGACCAGATGAATAGTGATGGCACAAGTATACTACTAACTAAACAAGAAAAATGGTTCACAAAACATATATGTACGAGTAATTTTATAAGTACTACATTTTATTTCGAATTATTCTGTCAGTTTTGGTTAAACACAAAACAAAAAATATCACGGTTATAAATTAGAGACGTGGAAGATACTACTAAAGTCTCATCAAAATGATAAATTCTCACTGTATCAAGCTAAACCAGGCTTAAAACGATATAACCGAAGAACATTCGATGAATTAAGAAATTGTAATCATTAACCTAGTTTTCTAAACGCTATCTATAGATAGATACATAGCTTGAAAGTTGCAAGTAAAGCCTAATTCTTGAAAGAAATATCATCAAAAGAGTTACCACGTTTAATATTACGATCCAATCGTGTTTTTATAGAGAAATGAATCGGTAATATAAGCATAATCAATGGTTAAATTTTAAAACAACTCACGTATAGACAGAAAACAGAATATGCATACTACTAGTATAAGAAGGTGTGATCCATCCATTGATCTATTGAAATCCTAAGTAGAAGTTATCGTTGTCAGTTGTCACTATCAGATATAGTTAGATTTTAAGACAATCTAAAACAGAAAGACGACTTCGACCTATCACCAAATCCAACAAAAAACAAAAGAAAAGACGGTGGATTTGAGATGCTTACTTGAATCTGCTCAATATGTTTTTCTTTCTCTGTTTTTAGTTTTTGTATTTTGTTTTAACGTTTCAAGTTTTCTCGCAAATGGAGAAATGAAAATGCATGAGGAGAACAAGAAGAAGACCAAGAGATGTCAATGGAAGAGACGAAGACAAGTCTCTCTTTTAATTGTTTTAGAGTTTATAACGTGAACAGCAGAAATTTAGGTCTCTCTTTGTATTTTTGAAGGCAACTTCAACGGATGAATTAACTGTCTAAATTTCTCTTCCACGGTTCCACCCCTTCTTTTGGTTTTCCCGGTTTGAGTTTGATATGATGGCCCGATCCCGATATAAATGGTTCATTGTTAATAATTGGTATATTTTTGTATTATAGCCTTATCCTAGTTTTCATAAAGTTAAAGACAATATAGTCAAATAACTAATCAATAACTTTGAATGTGTACCCAACATCCAAATAATGAGTTATTGAAAATGCATATCTAGAATTGAAGTGTTTCTTTCTTTGGTATAACAACAACAACCTGTATATAATTTATCTATCTAAATGATTAACATAAAATATTTGAATAATCCTTTTTATTAGTTATAGACACTACATATATTTGCAATTCCTATATATTATAATCACTTCACAGTTGAGATAAGTTGATATATGTAAATGTTTCTTTCTAATGTTTCTTGTAGAAGTTATGAGCATTTTTGGTTGGTCGATTGGGATTGTTTAATATTATAAGAAAGCAAAGATTAGAAAAGGGTAATTTGCAAGGCATTCCAACAAATCCTTACACTTCATGCAATTTCATGTTTCTTGTTCGTATAAATATATGTGTATTTTTGCATTCTCCTATTCACTAAGTTCCCTTTACCCTTTCCCTCTCAAATCCAAAAAAACGACCAACCAAAATTTTCCAAATACCATTTTTGCCAAAAATATGAAATCAAGAACAATTTCATTAACTATATCTATAGGCATTGCCATAATGGCCATTTTAGCATCCAAAGCTCTATTTGACACACATCCTAGAGCCTTCATGCACAATGTTCTGCATACAATCAAAGCTATATCATATTCAGCTATAACTTCCGTTTACAGCCACCACCACCATCATCATCATCACCACCATCGAAAACCATCTGATACCAAAAAGAAAGTTGATATATGCGACGATTTCCCCAAAAATATACCTCCACCGGACACCGACACGACGTCCTATCTCTGCGTCGATAAGAAAGGCTGCTGCAATTTCACGACCGTGCAATCAGCCGTGGACGCAATCGGAAACTTTAGCCAGAAAAGAAACGTGATATGGATCAACTCTGGCATGTACTAGTATGTTTTCATGATAACCATATCTTTATTTTTTTTGCCACTAATTGTTATAACAATCTATTTTGTTATTACATTTTAGAAAAATATCTAATACGTAAAAGTAAATAAAAATATTTATTGTGGCAGTGAAAAAGTGGTGATTCCGAAGACTAAGCCAAATATCACGTTACAAGGACAAGGGTTCGACACGACAGCCATAGCTTGGAACGATACGGCCTACTCGGCTAACGGCACTTTTTATTGTGCCACGGTCCAAGTTTTTGGTTCTCAGTTCGTCGCTAAGAACATTAGTTTCATGGTAATTTAATTTCATTATCTTTTGACACAAGCAATATATAGAGCATGTCCAATGGGGGTTCTACCCATTGGAGTCCTAAAAATTATGTATAGATTATATGTGTGTAAGTATATATGAGATCCTTTATTTTAGGATTTTTGGAAGGGGTCTTTCCCAAAATAAAAGATCCCATATATACTTACACACATATAATCTATACATAATTTTTAGGACTTCAATGGGTAGAACCCCCCATTGGACATGCTCATACTTAAATGGAAAGGCTAGAAAACCTAGAATGAAATATATATATTAGTCTTGGGATATATTTTGGTGACAGAACGTGGCTCCTATACCGAAGCCTGGAGATGTAGGAGCTCAGGCGGTGGCGATAAGAATCGGGGGAGATCAATCTGCGTTTTTGGGATGTGGTTTCTTTGGAGCTCAAGACACTCTTCATGACGATAGAGGTCGTCATTACTTCAAGAATTGCTACATTCAAGGCTCCATTGACTTCATCTTCGGCAACGCTAAATCTCTCTACCAGGTACATATATTTACTTAGATAATTAGACTTTTCGTTATATAGTTTAATGGACTTCATTTTATCGACGTTATAAAATAATAATTTATTATAATTTATAAACAAATATCTATGAGCCAAAAAGAAGAAGTACATGCAAGTTACATTAAGTCCAAGTTAAAATTTATAAACAAATATCTTACATGTCGTAAGATAAGCGAGTCGTCTTATATGTTTCATATTCCCCATGATTCAACACGAGAGTGGGTAGTTCAGAGAGGTGTATGGCATGTAGATGACTGCTTGCTATTTGTTTCGCCTTGGAAAACATCCAACTCTCTAAAAATTCCAGAAGTTTCAACCATCCCGGTTTGGGTAACTTTAAAAAATGTTCCAGATTGCTGCTATTCAAGATTGGGCCTCAGTCATGTAGCATCAGGTCTTGGTGAGCCAATGCAAACGCACAAACCTCGCCTTGATCCGACTAGTTTGGGAGAAGCAAAGTTGTTAGTTGAAGTAGAACTTGACAAGCCTTTTCCAAAGCAAATTGCCTTAGATGATAAACAAGGTAATATATTTTTGGTGGATGTCGAGTACACATGGATTCCGAGTGTTTGTGGCAGATGTGGACACTTAGGACATAAGGAAAAAAGATGTCTCCTACCAGCGGTCCAAGTGAAAACTTCAATGCAGGAGGGTCCGTCTAAGGAAGCATTAGGAGCTGAACCAGATGAGGAACAATCTCAAGTTAATGCTGCATCAGATCAAGAGGTGGTACAAATTGAAAACTCAGAAGTGAGTTTGATTTTACCTGAAAACCCAAAAGGTGTATATGCTGAGCAGATCTTGGGATCCACTAATGAAATTGAAAAGTTGCAATCACAAAAAAGTGCTGAGTTGAGGGTTCTTTCAACACCAGCAAATACTCCCACCCACTCAAAGGTAACAGTAGCCATTGGCTCCAACTCTCAGTCCATTTCATCACCATTAGCAGGTGAAAAATCTGCTCCTGTCAAATCTTTAACTATGGAAAAAGCTCCATCAAACATTATCGTCTCTGATAGACAAGCTTCAGCTGATGATCACTTAATATGCTCTCCGAA
Proteins encoded:
- the LOC106309571 gene encoding ubiquitin-like modifier-activating enzyme 5 isoform X1, producing MEVEFKAMLDDLDVLEKSLSDPAPIHKLRSHVENLAALSKCNPQRRSKVKELSSEVVDSNPYSRLMALQRMGIVENYERIREFSVAIVGIGGVGSVAAEMLTRCGTGRLLLYDYDTVELANMNRLFFRPDQVGMTKTDAAVQTLVEINPDVVLESFTMNITTVQGFETFTSSLKNKSFCPTKEGSGVDLVLSCVDNYEARMAVNQACNELSQTWMESGVSEDAVSGHIQLLVPGETACFACAPPLVVASGIDERTLKREGVCAASLPTTMGVVAGLLVQNSLKFLLNFGEVSPYLGYNSLKDFFPTMQMRPNPQCSNAACMERQKEYMLAKPARDAAAKAKMEADALTAIDDCPLHDDNEWNISVVDDENEKDTAKASSSSDTLPEGLTRELPVADEYEKTIAIGSGEAEEEEDDLEDLKKQLEALNAA
- the LOC106310837 gene encoding paramyosin-like; amino-acid sequence: MEKLKSAEERHEKQARETDETNKRSKEIKDLHKHSDLSIQKAMKELNIIDTEAKSLTEKSKHLEEKIRLYEDKLAEASEDLDQSSLENELLSDTNNQLKIKIQELEGFLVAEKERSNQRDIEAKDLATKLQSHENLIEEHKKKVLEESEVAYTRKMELENALQKLKTFEDTIKELEKENGSLAEVNLKLNQELADHGSETNGFQAMFSALEAEKNQTAKELQASKGAIEKLINKLTSERERLRSQVKSLVEENSQVNEIHQSTKNELINIQEHLGVEKSKLDAMASEIKKLTSVASEKSVLESKFDEVEKQLKSAEAQLKEEVKKVAELTLKLHEHETKASEQDLVDEEEAMKLHKSNLQETETMGKGEVDVKSRDNIDFSFPTPKQRKSKEESDHASASHSSSSSGNVTTTQKAETSHLMTLKIVLGVALVSVIIGIILGKKY
- the LOC106309967 gene encoding probable pectinesterase 8 is translated as MKSRTISLTISIGIAIMAILASKALFDTHPRAFMHNVLHTIKAISYSAITSVYSHHHHHHHHHHRKPSDTKKKVDICDDFPKNIPPPDTDTTSYLCVDKKGCCNFTTVQSAVDAIGNFSQKRNVIWINSGMYYEKVVIPKTKPNITLQGQGFDTTAIAWNDTAYSANGTFYCATVQVFGSQFVAKNISFMNVAPIPKPGDVGAQAVAIRIGGDQSAFLGCGFFGAQDTLHDDRGRHYFKNCYIQGSIDFIFGNAKSLYQDCQIISMANQVSPGSKSVNGAVTANGRNSKDENSGFAFVNCTIGGTGHVWLGRAWRPYSRVIFVSTYMTDVIAPEGWNNFNDPSRDATIFYGEYNCSGPGADVSKRAPYVQKLNDTQVAQFINMTFIDGDQWLQLSDL
- the LOC106309571 gene encoding ubiquitin-like modifier-activating enzyme 5 isoform X2; this translates as MELRSLIRKKRALTCIWCSSDIILRSHVENLAALSKCNPQRRSKVKELSSEVVDSNPYSRLMALQRMGIVENYERIREFSVAIVGIGGVGSVAAEMLTRCGTGRLLLYDYDTVELANMNRLFFRPDQVGMTKTDAAVQTLVEINPDVVLESFTMNITTVQGFETFTSSLKNKSFCPTKEGSGVDLVLSCVDNYEARMAVNQACNELSQTWMESGVSEDAVSGHIQLLVPGETACFACAPPLVVASGIDERTLKREGVCAASLPTTMGVVAGLLVQNSLKFLLNFGEVSPYLGYNSLKDFFPTMQMRPNPQCSNAACMERQKEYMLAKPARDAAAKAKMEADALTAIDDCPLHDDNEWNISVVDDENEKDTAKASSSSDTLPEGLTRELPVADEYEKTIAIGSGEAEEEEDDLEDLKKQLEALNAA